A DNA window from Vigna angularis cultivar LongXiaoDou No.4 chromosome 1, ASM1680809v1, whole genome shotgun sequence contains the following coding sequences:
- the LOC108337108 gene encoding protein PHYTOCHROME KINASE SUBSTRATE 1 produces MATISSTANTSFRQLHTFNSENNNSHLYDATFSPYLNGNEGTIVGRLGEPTQKLNPFTSTKKSPLQKLEKKEENGEIGVFGAEKYFNVGESETPRSASSISTSKYLHQRDEPVPLATRKHTLQYGTPSMRSESTSNSQSAFLQSGMKNSLRSKKDKYQAKSVLAGIGFKCSCSGKDSVDAGEISFSKTATYGAVHGKTRRKLVDIAALDASHSIKLSKPNAELLKINNVYFQKEENFGVGVNSRKNSLQFSPMSSASGNQNHLVKMQAQQEEEEIKPRKSLEVFGSPVLKNKIKSLSFDRRMEMSSRDGVPRTEEIDSNYMNDAASDASSDLFEIESIKSKTNPFFARQTSDAASGCVSPTNGYAPSEASIEWSVATASAAVMSDFEEQMSEVTIRSPIRTAFTLSDGKTKASREVQRRRPSMLLGCKSHKSVRVAGDAFITYEHPSSTPKISNRTNTSQIARFPSETKPGNFGAKYGQQHHTYAASPLQHSHSPHASKLLYI; encoded by the coding sequence CAGTTACATACTTTCAACTCTGAGAACAATAACAGTCACCTCTATGATGCCACTTTCTCTCCATATTTGAATGGCAACGAAGGGACCATTGTAGGAAGGCTTGGTGAACCAACCCAAAAGCTCAATCCCTTCACCAGCACCAAAAAGTCCCCTCTTCAGAAgctagaaaagaaagaagagaatggAGAAATCGGAGTGTTTGGAGCTGAAAAGTACTTCAATGTAGGAGAATCTGAGACCCCTAGATCTGCCAGCAGCATATCCACTTCAAAGTACCTGCACCAGAGAGATGAACCAGTGCCTCTAGCAACTAGAAAGCACACACTTCAGTACGGAACTCCAAGCATGCGTTCTGAATCAACTAGCAATAGCCAGAGTGCTTTTCTGCAGAGTGGGATGAAAAATTCTTTAAGGAGTAAAAAAGATAAGTATCAAGCCAAGAGCGTTCTAGCTGGTATTGGCTTCAAATGCTCTTGTTCTGGCAAAGATTCTGTTGATGCAGGTGAAATCAGTTTTAGCAAAACTGCTACTTACGGTGCAGTTCATGGCAAAACAAGAAGAAAGCTGGTGGATATTGCTGCTCTAGATGCTAgccattcaattaaattaagcAAGCCTAATGCAGAACTCTTGAAAATCAATAATGTTTACTTCCAAAAGGAAGAGAATTTTGGGGTGGGAGTGAACAGCAGAAAGAACAGTCTGCAATTCTCGCCCATGAGTTCTGCCTCAGGAAACCAAAACCATCTTGTCAAAATGCAAGCTcaacaagaggaagaagagatcAAACCAAGGAAATCCTTGGAGGTGTTTGGGTCCCCCGTACTGAAGAATAAGATAAAGTCTTTGAGCTTTGACAGAAGGATGGAAATGTCCTCAAGAGATGGTGTTCCAAGGACGGAAGAAATTGATTCAAACTACATGAATGATGCGGCAAGTGATGCAAGTTCGGACTTGTTTGAGATCGAAAGCATAAAAAGCAAAACCAACCCATTCTTTGCAAGGCAAACATCAGATGCTGCTTCCGGGTGTGTGAGCCCCACAAATGGTTATGCACCGAGTGAGGCAAGCATAGAGTGGAGTGTGGCCACTGCCAGTGCTGCAGTTATGTCAGACTTTGAAGAACAGATGTCAGAAGTAACCATAAGGAGTCCAATAAGGACAGCATTTACTTTATCAGATGGAAAAACAAAAGCTTCTAGAGAGGTTCAGAGAAGGCGCCCTAGCATGCTGTTGGGTTGCAAGAGCCACAAATCAGTTAGAGTTGCCGGTGATGCTTTCATAACATATGAACATCCAAGTTCTACACCCAAAATTAGTAACAGGACTAATACCTCTCAGATTGCTAGGTTTCCTTCTGAGACCAAACCGGGAAACTTTGGTGCAAAATATGGACAACAACATCACACTTATGCCGCATCACCACTGCAGCATTCTCACTCACCACATGCCTCAAAACTACTATACATTTAG